The proteins below come from a single Drosophila teissieri strain GT53w chromosome 3L, Prin_Dtei_1.1, whole genome shotgun sequence genomic window:
- the LOC122617667 gene encoding E3 ubiquitin-protein ligase Nedd-4 isoform X1 has protein sequence MSARSSGLVAAAAIPAPSSSSAAAGGDVPRPPPRRRAASVAGQQQTRQEFGNGHTPRRSLAAVNDSGDSCHLRIVVLSGQSLAKKDIFGASDPYVRIDLNTINGDINIDSVLTKTKKKTLNPIWNEEFIFRVKPSEHKLVFQVFDENRLTRDDFLGMVELTLVNLPTEQEGRTIGDQSYTLRPRRSVGSAKSRIKGTLRIYHAFIRETREQSEPSSGNSDGEWEHVEATNAGETSAQPHPFPTGGHDALPAGWEERQDANGRTYYVNHTARTTQWERPTVLNSNSSQSTDDQLASDFQRRFHISVDDTESGRSADSISHNSIEDNNNAAGLANTPTTAAASPATISPSNTPTNNNGIPAHIAMQNGAEEDQTDPTVDHTSFVYNSLRHPVAHRQPEISATSLQNDLRPVREAPGVPDLAITNLLTRRAAHSTGGGAGRQQQRRRQQMQMHIQQHQQRQQQQQQSRILLDVDHRQQEPQHRGQRHQQHQPSNEDTDHTDSHNPSDISAPSTRRNSEEDNAAVPPMEQNAAGEEEPLPPRWSMQVAPNGRTFFIDHASRRTTWIDPRNGRASPMPNQTRRVEDDLGPLPEGWEERVHTDGRVFYIDHNTRTTQWEDPRLSNPNIAGQAVPYSRDYKQKYEYFKSHIRKPTNVPNKFEIRIRRTSILEDSYRIISSVTKTDLLKTKLWVEFEGETGLDYGGLAREWFYLLSKEMFNPYYGLFEYSAMDNYTLQINNGSGLCNEEHLSYFKFIGRIAGMAVYHGKLLDAFFIRPFYKMMLQKPIDLKDMESVDTEYYNSLMWIKENDPRILELTFCLDEDVFGQKSQHELKPGGANIDVTNENKDEYIKLVIEWRFVARVKEQMSSFLDGFGSIIPLNLIKIFDEHELELLMCGIQNIDVKDWRENTLYKGDYHMNHIIIQWFWRAVLSFSNEMRSRLLQFVTGTSRVPMNGFKELYGSNGPQMFTIEKWGTPNNFPRAHTCFNRLDLPPYEGYLQLKDKLIKAIEGSQGFAGVD, from the exons CGACCCGTATGTCAGAATCGATTTGAACACAATCAACGGTGATATTAATATTGACTCTGTTTTGACGAAGACCAAAAAGAAG ACACTGAATCCAATCTGGAATGAAGAGTTCATATTTAGA GTTAAACCGTCTGAGCATAAGCTTGTGTTTCAAGTATTTGACGAGAATCGCCTGACACGCGACGACTTCCTGGGCATGGTGGAGCTGACCCTGGTGAATCTGCCCACGGAGCAGGAGGGTCGCACCATCGGAGACCAAAGCTACACTCTGCGCCCGCGCAGGTCAGTAGG CAGCGCCAAATCCCGCATCAAGGGCACCCTGCGCATCTACCACGCCTTCATCCGGGAGACGCGGGAGCAGAGCGAGCCATCTAGTGGCAACAGCGATGGCGAGTGGGAGCACGTGGAGGCCACCAACGCCGGTGAGACGTCCGCCCAGCCG CACCCCTTTCCTACTGGTGGCCACGATGCCCTACCCGCTGGATGGGAGGAGCGCCAGGATGCCAACGGGCGCACGTACTATGTGAATCACACGGCAAGGACGACGCAATGGGAGAGGCCTACTGT TttaaacagcaacagcagccaatcCACTGACGACCAGCTGGCCTCGGATTTCCAGAGACGTTTCCACATCAGCGTGGACGATACGGAGTCTGGACGTTCGGCG GACTCCATCAGTCACAATAGTATAGAGGACAATAACAATGCTGCTGGCTTAGCAAATActccaacaacagcagcagcctcaCCGGCAACGATCTCACCATCCAACACcccaacaaacaacaatgggATTCCCGCACACATTGCCATGCAAAATGGCGCCGAGGAAGATCAGACAGATCCAACAGTGGACCATACCAG ttttgtttacaattcccTGCGACATCCTGTCGCCCATAGGCAGCCCGAAATCTCAGCGACCAGTCTGCAGAACGACCTGCGGCCGGTGCGCGAGGCTCCCGGAGTGCCGGATTTAGCCATAACCAACCTGTTGACGCGGCGGGCCGCGCACAGCACGGGCGGCGGTGCGGgacggcagcaacaacggcgGCGACAGCAGATGCAAATGCATAtccagcagcatcagcagcggcagcagcaacagcagcagagtaGAATATTG CTTGATGTGGATCATCGTCAGCAGGAGCCGCAACATCGGGGTCAGAgacaccagcaacatcagccaTCG AATGAAGACACCGATCACACAGACAGCCACAATCCCTCTGACATCTCAGCTCCGTCCACACGACGCAATTCCGAGGAAGACAACGCAGCTGTGCCTCCCATGGAACAA AATGCTGCTGGTGAAGAGGAACCCCTGCCACCGCGCTGGTCCATGCAGGTGGCCCCCAACGGAAGGACATTCTTCATCGATCATGCGTCCCGGCGGACCACTTGGATAGATCCGCGCAACGGTCGGGCCAGTCCCATGCCAAATCAGACTCGTCGCGTCGAGGACGACCTGGGTCCTTTGCCAGAGGGCTGGGAGGAGCGGGTGCACACCGATGGACGCGTATTCTATATAGATCATA ACACGCGAACCACGCAGTGGGAGGATCCTCGCTTGTCCAATCCAAACATCGCCGGCCAGGCTGTGCCCTATTCTCGAGATTACAAGCAGAAATACGAGTATTTCAAGAGTCACATTAGAAAGCCT ACAAATGTaccaaataaatttgaaatacgTATTCGTCGTACGTCGATACTGGAGGATTCATACAGAATTATTAGCTCGGTGACAAAGACCGATTTACTAAAGACTAAATTATGGGTAGAATTTGAAGGAGAAACTGGCTTGG ATTATGGAGGCCTCGCCAGGGAATGGTTCTATTTATTATCAAAAGAAATGTTTAATCCGTACTACGGACTCTTCGAGTACTCGGCCATGGACAACTACACGCTCCAGATAAACAATGGCAGCGGTTTGTGCAACGAGGAGCATTTAAGTTACTTTAA ATTTATTGGCCGTATTGCGGGCATGGCTGTGTACCACGGAAAGCTGTTAGATGCCTTCTTCATTCGTCCATTCTACAAGATGATGCTGCAGAAGCCCATTGACCTGAAGGACATGGAGTCTGTGGACACGGAGTACTACAACTCGCTAATGTGGATTAAGGAGAACGATCCCCGCATCCTGGAACTGACTTTCTGCCTGGATGAAGACGTTTTTGGACAGAAGAGTCAGCACGAACTAAAGCCCGGCGGCGCCAACATAGACGTGACTAATGAAAACAAGGATGAATACATAAA ATTGGTTATCGAGTGGCGCTTTGTGGCACGTGTCAAGGAGCAGATGTCGTCGTTCCTGGATGGCTTTGGATCGATTATTCCGCTAAATCTTATTAAGATTTTCGACGAGCACGAACTGGAGCTACTTATGTGTGGCATACAGAACATCGATGTGAAGGATTGGCGCGAGAATACTTTGTACAAGGGCGACTACCACATGAATCATATAATTATCCAGTGGTTCTGGAGGGCCGTTCTCTCCTTCTCCAACGAGATGCGTTCTCGTTTGCTGCAATTTGTAACGGGCACTTCGCGCGTGCCCATGAACGGTTTCAAGGAGCTGTACGGCTCAAATGGCCCCCAGATGTTCACCATCGAGAAGTGGGGCACTCCTAATAACTTTCCAAGGGCACATACCTG TTTCAATCGCCTGGACCTACCACCCTATGAGGGCTACCTGCAACTGAAGGACAAACTGATTAAGGCCATCGAGGGCAGCCAAGGATTCGCTGGAGTTGATTAA
- the LOC122617667 gene encoding E3 ubiquitin-protein ligase Nedd-4 isoform X11 has protein sequence MSARSSGLVAAAAIPAPSSSSAAAGGDVPRPPPRRRAASVAGQQQTRQEFGNGHTPRRSLAAVNDSGDSCHLRIVVLSGQSLAKKDIFGASDPYVRIDLNTINGDINIDSVLTKTKKKTLNPIWNEEFIFRVKPSEHKLVFQVFDENRLTRDDFLGMVELTLVNLPTEQEGRTIGDQSYTLRPRRSVGAKSRIKGTLRIYHAFIRETREQSEPSSGNSDGEWEHVEATNAGETSAQPHPFPTGGHDALPAGWEERQDANGRTYYVNHTARTTQWERPTVLNSNSSQSTDDQLASDFQRRFHISVDDTESGRSARPRNAAHMETLACEESSEDEDVAENGEDMVDLQNNQANCLHCGELHDDAEAEAEAEEYVDEEEDNAELQPPTPDPDQPSATSRSAHTCDILDRNLYLKRIFNEDTDHTDSHNPSDISAPSTRRNSEEDNAAVPPMEQNAAGEEEPLPPRWSMQVAPNGRTFFIDHASRRTTWIDPRNGRASPMPNQTRRVEDDLGPLPEGWEERVHTDGRVFYIDHNTRTTQWEDPRLSNPNIAGQAVPYSRDYKQKYEYFKSHIRKPTNVPNKFEIRIRRTSILEDSYRIISSVTKTDLLKTKLWVEFEGETGLDYGGLAREWFYLLSKEMFNPYYGLFEYSAMDNYTLQINNGSGLCNEEHLSYFKFIGRIAGMAVYHGKLLDAFFIRPFYKMMLQKPIDLKDMESVDTEYYNSLMWIKENDPRILELTFCLDEDVFGQKSQHELKPGGANIDVTNENKDEYIKLVIEWRFVARVKEQMSSFLDGFGSIIPLNLIKIFDEHELELLMCGIQNIDVKDWRENTLYKGDYHMNHIIIQWFWRAVLSFSNEMRSRLLQFVTGTSRVPMNGFKELYGSNGPQMFTIEKWGTPNNFPRAHTCFNRLDLPPYEGYLQLKDKLIKAIEGSQGFAGVD, from the exons CGACCCGTATGTCAGAATCGATTTGAACACAATCAACGGTGATATTAATATTGACTCTGTTTTGACGAAGACCAAAAAGAAG ACACTGAATCCAATCTGGAATGAAGAGTTCATATTTAGA GTTAAACCGTCTGAGCATAAGCTTGTGTTTCAAGTATTTGACGAGAATCGCCTGACACGCGACGACTTCCTGGGCATGGTGGAGCTGACCCTGGTGAATCTGCCCACGGAGCAGGAGGGTCGCACCATCGGAGACCAAAGCTACACTCTGCGCCCGCGCAGGTCAGTAGG CGCCAAATCCCGCATCAAGGGCACCCTGCGCATCTACCACGCCTTCATCCGGGAGACGCGGGAGCAGAGCGAGCCATCTAGTGGCAACAGCGATGGCGAGTGGGAGCACGTGGAGGCCACCAACGCCGGTGAGACGTCCGCCCAGCCG CACCCCTTTCCTACTGGTGGCCACGATGCCCTACCCGCTGGATGGGAGGAGCGCCAGGATGCCAACGGGCGCACGTACTATGTGAATCACACGGCAAGGACGACGCAATGGGAGAGGCCTACTGT TttaaacagcaacagcagccaatcCACTGACGACCAGCTGGCCTCGGATTTCCAGAGACGTTTCCACATCAGCGTGGACGATACGGAGTCTGGACGTTCGGCG AGGCCGAGGAACGCTGCCCACATGGAGACTTTGGCCTGCGAGGAGAGcagcgaggatgaggatgtggctGAGAACGGGGAGGATATGGTGGATCTTCAGAATAACCAGGCCAATTGTCTGCACTGCGGCGAGCTGCATGACGATGCAGAGGCAGAAGCGGAGGCAGAGGAGTACGttgacgaggaggaggataaTGCAGAGCTGCAGCCTCCAACACCTGACCCAGATCAGCCGTCAGCCACATCCCGAAGCGCGCACACTTGTGATATACTCGATAGGAACTTGTACTTGAAACGCATATTC AATGAAGACACCGATCACACAGACAGCCACAATCCCTCTGACATCTCAGCTCCGTCCACACGACGCAATTCCGAGGAAGACAACGCAGCTGTGCCTCCCATGGAACAA AATGCTGCTGGTGAAGAGGAACCCCTGCCACCGCGCTGGTCCATGCAGGTGGCCCCCAACGGAAGGACATTCTTCATCGATCATGCGTCCCGGCGGACCACTTGGATAGATCCGCGCAACGGTCGGGCCAGTCCCATGCCAAATCAGACTCGTCGCGTCGAGGACGACCTGGGTCCTTTGCCAGAGGGCTGGGAGGAGCGGGTGCACACCGATGGACGCGTATTCTATATAGATCATA ACACGCGAACCACGCAGTGGGAGGATCCTCGCTTGTCCAATCCAAACATCGCCGGCCAGGCTGTGCCCTATTCTCGAGATTACAAGCAGAAATACGAGTATTTCAAGAGTCACATTAGAAAGCCT ACAAATGTaccaaataaatttgaaatacgTATTCGTCGTACGTCGATACTGGAGGATTCATACAGAATTATTAGCTCGGTGACAAAGACCGATTTACTAAAGACTAAATTATGGGTAGAATTTGAAGGAGAAACTGGCTTGG ATTATGGAGGCCTCGCCAGGGAATGGTTCTATTTATTATCAAAAGAAATGTTTAATCCGTACTACGGACTCTTCGAGTACTCGGCCATGGACAACTACACGCTCCAGATAAACAATGGCAGCGGTTTGTGCAACGAGGAGCATTTAAGTTACTTTAA ATTTATTGGCCGTATTGCGGGCATGGCTGTGTACCACGGAAAGCTGTTAGATGCCTTCTTCATTCGTCCATTCTACAAGATGATGCTGCAGAAGCCCATTGACCTGAAGGACATGGAGTCTGTGGACACGGAGTACTACAACTCGCTAATGTGGATTAAGGAGAACGATCCCCGCATCCTGGAACTGACTTTCTGCCTGGATGAAGACGTTTTTGGACAGAAGAGTCAGCACGAACTAAAGCCCGGCGGCGCCAACATAGACGTGACTAATGAAAACAAGGATGAATACATAAA ATTGGTTATCGAGTGGCGCTTTGTGGCACGTGTCAAGGAGCAGATGTCGTCGTTCCTGGATGGCTTTGGATCGATTATTCCGCTAAATCTTATTAAGATTTTCGACGAGCACGAACTGGAGCTACTTATGTGTGGCATACAGAACATCGATGTGAAGGATTGGCGCGAGAATACTTTGTACAAGGGCGACTACCACATGAATCATATAATTATCCAGTGGTTCTGGAGGGCCGTTCTCTCCTTCTCCAACGAGATGCGTTCTCGTTTGCTGCAATTTGTAACGGGCACTTCGCGCGTGCCCATGAACGGTTTCAAGGAGCTGTACGGCTCAAATGGCCCCCAGATGTTCACCATCGAGAAGTGGGGCACTCCTAATAACTTTCCAAGGGCACATACCTG TTTCAATCGCCTGGACCTACCACCCTATGAGGGCTACCTGCAACTGAAGGACAAACTGATTAAGGCCATCGAGGGCAGCCAAGGATTCGCTGGAGTTGATTAA
- the LOC122617667 gene encoding E3 ubiquitin-protein ligase Nedd-4 isoform X16 produces MNEDTDHTDSHNPSDISAPSTRRNSEEDNAAVPPMEQNAAGEEEPLPPRWSMQVAPNGRTFFIDHASRRTTWIDPRNGRASPMPNQTRRVEDDLGPLPEGWEERVHTDGRVFYIDHNTRTTQWEDPRLSNPNIAGQAVPYSRDYKQKYEYFKSHIRKPTNVPNKFEIRIRRTSILEDSYRIISSVTKTDLLKTKLWVEFEGETGLDYGGLAREWFYLLSKEMFNPYYGLFEYSAMDNYTLQINNGSGLCNEEHLSYFKFIGRIAGMAVYHGKLLDAFFIRPFYKMMLQKPIDLKDMESVDTEYYNSLMWIKENDPRILELTFCLDEDVFGQKSQHELKPGGANIDVTNENKDEYIKLVIEWRFVARVKEQMSSFLDGFGSIIPLNLIKIFDEHELELLMCGIQNIDVKDWRENTLYKGDYHMNHIIIQWFWRAVLSFSNEMRSRLLQFVTGTSRVPMNGFKELYGSNGPQMFTIEKWGTPNNFPRAHTCFNRLDLPPYEGYLQLKDKLIKAIEGSQGFAGVD; encoded by the exons ATG AATGAAGACACCGATCACACAGACAGCCACAATCCCTCTGACATCTCAGCTCCGTCCACACGACGCAATTCCGAGGAAGACAACGCAGCTGTGCCTCCCATGGAACAA AATGCTGCTGGTGAAGAGGAACCCCTGCCACCGCGCTGGTCCATGCAGGTGGCCCCCAACGGAAGGACATTCTTCATCGATCATGCGTCCCGGCGGACCACTTGGATAGATCCGCGCAACGGTCGGGCCAGTCCCATGCCAAATCAGACTCGTCGCGTCGAGGACGACCTGGGTCCTTTGCCAGAGGGCTGGGAGGAGCGGGTGCACACCGATGGACGCGTATTCTATATAGATCATA ACACGCGAACCACGCAGTGGGAGGATCCTCGCTTGTCCAATCCAAACATCGCCGGCCAGGCTGTGCCCTATTCTCGAGATTACAAGCAGAAATACGAGTATTTCAAGAGTCACATTAGAAAGCCT ACAAATGTaccaaataaatttgaaatacgTATTCGTCGTACGTCGATACTGGAGGATTCATACAGAATTATTAGCTCGGTGACAAAGACCGATTTACTAAAGACTAAATTATGGGTAGAATTTGAAGGAGAAACTGGCTTGG ATTATGGAGGCCTCGCCAGGGAATGGTTCTATTTATTATCAAAAGAAATGTTTAATCCGTACTACGGACTCTTCGAGTACTCGGCCATGGACAACTACACGCTCCAGATAAACAATGGCAGCGGTTTGTGCAACGAGGAGCATTTAAGTTACTTTAA ATTTATTGGCCGTATTGCGGGCATGGCTGTGTACCACGGAAAGCTGTTAGATGCCTTCTTCATTCGTCCATTCTACAAGATGATGCTGCAGAAGCCCATTGACCTGAAGGACATGGAGTCTGTGGACACGGAGTACTACAACTCGCTAATGTGGATTAAGGAGAACGATCCCCGCATCCTGGAACTGACTTTCTGCCTGGATGAAGACGTTTTTGGACAGAAGAGTCAGCACGAACTAAAGCCCGGCGGCGCCAACATAGACGTGACTAATGAAAACAAGGATGAATACATAAA ATTGGTTATCGAGTGGCGCTTTGTGGCACGTGTCAAGGAGCAGATGTCGTCGTTCCTGGATGGCTTTGGATCGATTATTCCGCTAAATCTTATTAAGATTTTCGACGAGCACGAACTGGAGCTACTTATGTGTGGCATACAGAACATCGATGTGAAGGATTGGCGCGAGAATACTTTGTACAAGGGCGACTACCACATGAATCATATAATTATCCAGTGGTTCTGGAGGGCCGTTCTCTCCTTCTCCAACGAGATGCGTTCTCGTTTGCTGCAATTTGTAACGGGCACTTCGCGCGTGCCCATGAACGGTTTCAAGGAGCTGTACGGCTCAAATGGCCCCCAGATGTTCACCATCGAGAAGTGGGGCACTCCTAATAACTTTCCAAGGGCACATACCTG TTTCAATCGCCTGGACCTACCACCCTATGAGGGCTACCTGCAACTGAAGGACAAACTGATTAAGGCCATCGAGGGCAGCCAAGGATTCGCTGGAGTTGATTAA
- the LOC122617667 gene encoding E3 ubiquitin-protein ligase Nedd-4 isoform X7 yields MSARSSGLVAAAAIPAPSSSSAAAGGDVPRPPPRRRAASVAGQQQTRQEFGNGHTPRRSLAAVNDSGDSCHLRIVVLSGQSLAKKDIFGASDPYVRIDLNTINGDINIDSVLTKTKKKTLNPIWNEEFIFRVKPSEHKLVFQVFDENRLTRDDFLGMVELTLVNLPTEQEGRTIGDQSYTLRPRRSVGAKSRIKGTLRIYHAFIRETREQSEPSSGNSDGEWEHVEATNAGETSAQPHPFPTGGHDALPAGWEERQDANGRTYYVNHTARTTQWERPTVLNSNSSQSTDDQLASDFQRRFHISVDDTESGRSADSISHNSIEDNNNAAGLANTPTTAAASPATISPSNTPTNNNGIPAHIAMQNGAEEDQTDPTVDHTSFVYNSLRHPVAHRQPEISATSLQNDLRPVREAPGVPDLAITNLLTRRAAHSTGGGAGRQQQRRRQQMQMHIQQHQQRQQQQQQSRILNEDTDHTDSHNPSDISAPSTRRNSEEDNAAVPPMEQNAAGEEEPLPPRWSMQVAPNGRTFFIDHASRRTTWIDPRNGRASPMPNQTRRVEDDLGPLPEGWEERVHTDGRVFYIDHNTRTTQWEDPRLSNPNIAGQAVPYSRDYKQKYEYFKSHIRKPTNVPNKFEIRIRRTSILEDSYRIISSVTKTDLLKTKLWVEFEGETGLDYGGLAREWFYLLSKEMFNPYYGLFEYSAMDNYTLQINNGSGLCNEEHLSYFKFIGRIAGMAVYHGKLLDAFFIRPFYKMMLQKPIDLKDMESVDTEYYNSLMWIKENDPRILELTFCLDEDVFGQKSQHELKPGGANIDVTNENKDEYIKLVIEWRFVARVKEQMSSFLDGFGSIIPLNLIKIFDEHELELLMCGIQNIDVKDWRENTLYKGDYHMNHIIIQWFWRAVLSFSNEMRSRLLQFVTGTSRVPMNGFKELYGSNGPQMFTIEKWGTPNNFPRAHTCFNRLDLPPYEGYLQLKDKLIKAIEGSQGFAGVD; encoded by the exons CGACCCGTATGTCAGAATCGATTTGAACACAATCAACGGTGATATTAATATTGACTCTGTTTTGACGAAGACCAAAAAGAAG ACACTGAATCCAATCTGGAATGAAGAGTTCATATTTAGA GTTAAACCGTCTGAGCATAAGCTTGTGTTTCAAGTATTTGACGAGAATCGCCTGACACGCGACGACTTCCTGGGCATGGTGGAGCTGACCCTGGTGAATCTGCCCACGGAGCAGGAGGGTCGCACCATCGGAGACCAAAGCTACACTCTGCGCCCGCGCAGGTCAGTAGG CGCCAAATCCCGCATCAAGGGCACCCTGCGCATCTACCACGCCTTCATCCGGGAGACGCGGGAGCAGAGCGAGCCATCTAGTGGCAACAGCGATGGCGAGTGGGAGCACGTGGAGGCCACCAACGCCGGTGAGACGTCCGCCCAGCCG CACCCCTTTCCTACTGGTGGCCACGATGCCCTACCCGCTGGATGGGAGGAGCGCCAGGATGCCAACGGGCGCACGTACTATGTGAATCACACGGCAAGGACGACGCAATGGGAGAGGCCTACTGT TttaaacagcaacagcagccaatcCACTGACGACCAGCTGGCCTCGGATTTCCAGAGACGTTTCCACATCAGCGTGGACGATACGGAGTCTGGACGTTCGGCG GACTCCATCAGTCACAATAGTATAGAGGACAATAACAATGCTGCTGGCTTAGCAAATActccaacaacagcagcagcctcaCCGGCAACGATCTCACCATCCAACACcccaacaaacaacaatgggATTCCCGCACACATTGCCATGCAAAATGGCGCCGAGGAAGATCAGACAGATCCAACAGTGGACCATACCAG ttttgtttacaattcccTGCGACATCCTGTCGCCCATAGGCAGCCCGAAATCTCAGCGACCAGTCTGCAGAACGACCTGCGGCCGGTGCGCGAGGCTCCCGGAGTGCCGGATTTAGCCATAACCAACCTGTTGACGCGGCGGGCCGCGCACAGCACGGGCGGCGGTGCGGgacggcagcaacaacggcgGCGACAGCAGATGCAAATGCATAtccagcagcatcagcagcggcagcagcaacagcagcagagtaGAATATTG AATGAAGACACCGATCACACAGACAGCCACAATCCCTCTGACATCTCAGCTCCGTCCACACGACGCAATTCCGAGGAAGACAACGCAGCTGTGCCTCCCATGGAACAA AATGCTGCTGGTGAAGAGGAACCCCTGCCACCGCGCTGGTCCATGCAGGTGGCCCCCAACGGAAGGACATTCTTCATCGATCATGCGTCCCGGCGGACCACTTGGATAGATCCGCGCAACGGTCGGGCCAGTCCCATGCCAAATCAGACTCGTCGCGTCGAGGACGACCTGGGTCCTTTGCCAGAGGGCTGGGAGGAGCGGGTGCACACCGATGGACGCGTATTCTATATAGATCATA ACACGCGAACCACGCAGTGGGAGGATCCTCGCTTGTCCAATCCAAACATCGCCGGCCAGGCTGTGCCCTATTCTCGAGATTACAAGCAGAAATACGAGTATTTCAAGAGTCACATTAGAAAGCCT ACAAATGTaccaaataaatttgaaatacgTATTCGTCGTACGTCGATACTGGAGGATTCATACAGAATTATTAGCTCGGTGACAAAGACCGATTTACTAAAGACTAAATTATGGGTAGAATTTGAAGGAGAAACTGGCTTGG ATTATGGAGGCCTCGCCAGGGAATGGTTCTATTTATTATCAAAAGAAATGTTTAATCCGTACTACGGACTCTTCGAGTACTCGGCCATGGACAACTACACGCTCCAGATAAACAATGGCAGCGGTTTGTGCAACGAGGAGCATTTAAGTTACTTTAA ATTTATTGGCCGTATTGCGGGCATGGCTGTGTACCACGGAAAGCTGTTAGATGCCTTCTTCATTCGTCCATTCTACAAGATGATGCTGCAGAAGCCCATTGACCTGAAGGACATGGAGTCTGTGGACACGGAGTACTACAACTCGCTAATGTGGATTAAGGAGAACGATCCCCGCATCCTGGAACTGACTTTCTGCCTGGATGAAGACGTTTTTGGACAGAAGAGTCAGCACGAACTAAAGCCCGGCGGCGCCAACATAGACGTGACTAATGAAAACAAGGATGAATACATAAA ATTGGTTATCGAGTGGCGCTTTGTGGCACGTGTCAAGGAGCAGATGTCGTCGTTCCTGGATGGCTTTGGATCGATTATTCCGCTAAATCTTATTAAGATTTTCGACGAGCACGAACTGGAGCTACTTATGTGTGGCATACAGAACATCGATGTGAAGGATTGGCGCGAGAATACTTTGTACAAGGGCGACTACCACATGAATCATATAATTATCCAGTGGTTCTGGAGGGCCGTTCTCTCCTTCTCCAACGAGATGCGTTCTCGTTTGCTGCAATTTGTAACGGGCACTTCGCGCGTGCCCATGAACGGTTTCAAGGAGCTGTACGGCTCAAATGGCCCCCAGATGTTCACCATCGAGAAGTGGGGCACTCCTAATAACTTTCCAAGGGCACATACCTG TTTCAATCGCCTGGACCTACCACCCTATGAGGGCTACCTGCAACTGAAGGACAAACTGATTAAGGCCATCGAGGGCAGCCAAGGATTCGCTGGAGTTGATTAA